In Quadrisphaera sp. RL12-1S, a single genomic region encodes these proteins:
- the ccsB gene encoding c-type cytochrome biogenesis protein CcsB has protein sequence MSVDESLASASNALVYSAMAVYTLALGASAMDLAALGERATARMRKKQQGKGQQLSATGAGGAGGTTTLVRTSASEEPVSLAEDGTRRKAAGIATSLTVLALLLHVGGVVTRGLSAHRAPWGNMYEFSVTGTSVVVLVYLLVLTRRDVRWLSTFVLAPVLLSLGLAVAVLYTASAPLVPALQSYWLIIHVSVAFVSSALFVLAFSTTVLQLVQERREAQRAAGATLGAGRFMEALPSAADLEKLSYRLIAISFPLWAFTLVAGAIWAEVAWGRYWNWDPKEVWTFIIWVVYAAYLHARATGGWNGRRAAYLSMAGFACLMINYGVVNVLFPGNHSYAGIG, from the coding sequence GTGAGCGTCGACGAGTCGCTGGCCTCGGCCAGCAACGCCCTCGTCTACTCGGCCATGGCCGTGTACACCCTGGCCCTCGGCGCCAGCGCCATGGACCTCGCCGCCCTCGGCGAGCGCGCCACCGCGCGGATGCGCAAGAAGCAGCAGGGCAAGGGCCAGCAGCTGAGCGCCACAGGTGCCGGCGGTGCGGGGGGGACGACGACCTTGGTCCGCACGTCGGCCTCGGAGGAGCCGGTCTCGCTCGCCGAGGACGGCACCCGCCGCAAGGCGGCCGGCATCGCCACCTCGCTCACGGTGCTCGCGCTGCTCCTGCACGTCGGCGGCGTGGTCACCCGCGGCCTCTCGGCGCACCGGGCGCCCTGGGGGAACATGTACGAGTTCTCGGTGACGGGCACCTCCGTCGTCGTCCTCGTCTACCTGCTCGTGCTCACCCGGCGCGACGTGCGCTGGCTGTCCACCTTCGTCCTGGCGCCCGTGCTGCTGAGCCTGGGACTGGCCGTCGCCGTCCTCTACACCGCCTCGGCCCCCCTGGTGCCCGCGCTGCAGAGCTACTGGCTGATCATCCACGTGTCGGTGGCGTTCGTGAGCTCGGCGCTGTTCGTGCTGGCCTTCTCCACCACGGTGCTCCAGCTGGTGCAGGAGCGCCGCGAGGCGCAGCGCGCCGCAGGCGCCACGCTCGGCGCCGGCCGCTTCATGGAGGCGCTGCCCAGCGCGGCGGACCTGGAGAAGCTGTCCTACCGGCTCATCGCCATCTCGTTCCCCCTGTGGGCCTTCACGCTGGTCGCCGGGGCGATCTGGGCCGAGGTCGCCTGGGGCCGGTACTGGAACTGGGACCCCAAGGAGGTGTGGACCTTCATCATCTGGGTGGTCTACGCCGCCTACCTGCACGCACGGGCCACCGGCGGCTGGAACGGACGCCGCGCCGCCTACCTCTCGATGGCCGGCTTCGCCTGCCTGATGATCAACTACGGTGTCGTCAACGTCCTCTTCCCGGGCAACCACTCCTACGCCGGGATCGGCTGA